One part of the Caproiciproducens sp. CPB-2 genome encodes these proteins:
- a CDS encoding DnaD domain protein yields MSYSINLGDWNSVFAVPCSVVDQHIKLAGSVQLKVLLWELRHAGDPFEAADIAKALCIDKADVADAMLYWQQTGLFCEKNKELSPPEKTEAIPENKEAGPKEKEPEREPEKPEASPAEKPRKLLSRPQKPDNAFVAKRIGESTEIACLMQEAEQILGRLISNGDSAMLLMLHDDFGLPADVIIMLLQYVVSIGRANTRYIEKVAMNWADEEIFTHEKAEEKLRRLDESQKAWRVVEQAAGIPHRAPSTKEQAFASVWVMQWKFTLPLIHEAYERSVDNTGKFTISYMNKILERWNREGISTLEQAQKDKEERAAARKGAKPQKTSYDIEEYERSSVFDNFDRK; encoded by the coding sequence ATGAGTTATTCCATTAATCTCGGAGACTGGAACTCCGTTTTCGCGGTGCCTTGCTCCGTAGTTGACCAACATATCAAGCTGGCCGGTTCCGTCCAGCTGAAGGTGCTTTTATGGGAGCTTCGCCACGCGGGCGATCCCTTTGAAGCGGCGGATATTGCGAAAGCGCTGTGCATCGACAAGGCCGACGTTGCCGACGCCATGCTGTACTGGCAGCAGACGGGGCTTTTCTGCGAAAAGAACAAAGAACTGTCGCCTCCGGAAAAAACGGAGGCTATACCTGAAAATAAAGAAGCTGGCCCGAAGGAAAAAGAGCCGGAACGCGAACCGGAAAAGCCCGAGGCGTCGCCCGCCGAAAAACCGCGCAAGCTGCTTTCCCGCCCGCAAAAGCCCGACAACGCCTTTGTCGCGAAAAGGATCGGCGAATCGACGGAAATCGCCTGCCTGATGCAGGAGGCCGAGCAGATTCTCGGACGGCTGATTTCCAACGGGGACTCCGCCATGCTCCTGATGCTGCACGATGATTTCGGGCTGCCCGCGGACGTGATCATCATGCTACTGCAGTATGTGGTCAGCATCGGCAGGGCAAACACCCGTTACATAGAGAAGGTAGCCATGAACTGGGCCGACGAGGAAATCTTCACCCATGAAAAGGCGGAGGAAAAGCTGCGCAGGCTGGACGAAAGCCAAAAGGCGTGGCGGGTGGTAGAGCAGGCAGCAGGTATTCCCCACCGCGCGCCTTCCACCAAGGAGCAGGCGTTCGCCTCGGTCTGGGTCATGCAGTGGAAGTTCACTCTTCCGCTGATTCACGAGGCGTATGAGCGCAGTGTGGACAACACCGGAAAATTCACTATCAGCTATATGAACAAGATTCTGGAGCGCTGGAACCGGGAAGGCATTTCTACGCTGGAACAGGCGCAGAAGGACAAGGAGGAAAGGGCGGCCGCGCGCAAAGGCGCCAAGCCGCAGAAAACCTCCTATGACATTGAAGAATACGAGCGTTCCAGCGTTTTTGACAATTTTGACAGGAAGTGA
- the typA gene encoding translational GTPase TypA: MDLRNDIRNVAIIAHVDHGKTTLVDQLLKQSGIFRANENVAERVMDSNDLERERGITILSKNTAVMYDGVKINIVDTPGHADFGGEVERILMMVDGVLLLVDAFEGCMPQTRFVLKKALGLGKKPLVVVNKIDRPGARPAEVVDEVLDLFIELGANDDQLEFPVVYASGRDGYSTLDPDVPGKDMTPLFDAILQYIPAPQGDLNGPTQVLFSNIDYDDYVGRIGIGRVERGEVHSGENVVLCCRDGEQKNVKVAKLYQFEGLKRVEVQEAKLGDLVAVSGITRLNIGETACAPDCIEPLPFVKIDEPTVSMMFMVNNSPFAGREGKYVTSRNLRDRLFKEVETNVAMRVEETDSADTFKVSGRGELHLSILIEQMRRQNYEFQVSAPHVIYKTIDGKKCEPMELLMIEVPDSYVGAVMEKLGNRKAELLNMGTRDTGMTHLEFKIPARCLMGYRQEFLTDTNGNGIMNNVFDSYEPYKGDVQTRAQGSLIAHETGESTGYGLFYAQDRGRLFIGPGVEVYEGMIVGASPKSDDIVVNICKKKHVTNTRASGSDDALKLTPHTVLSLEQSLEFIRNDELVEVTPKSIRMRKMVLSKELRMKQASKNK; the protein is encoded by the coding sequence ATGGATTTAAGAAATGACATTCGAAATGTTGCAATTATCGCACACGTCGACCACGGAAAAACCACGCTGGTCGATCAGCTGCTGAAACAAAGCGGCATTTTCCGTGCCAATGAGAATGTTGCGGAGCGGGTCATGGACTCCAACGACCTTGAGCGCGAACGCGGCATCACCATCCTTTCCAAAAATACGGCCGTCATGTACGACGGCGTCAAAATTAATATCGTGGACACTCCGGGACACGCTGATTTCGGCGGCGAGGTGGAACGTATCCTGATGATGGTGGACGGCGTCCTGCTTCTGGTGGACGCGTTTGAGGGCTGTATGCCGCAGACGCGCTTCGTGCTGAAAAAGGCGCTCGGCCTTGGCAAAAAACCGCTGGTGGTGGTCAACAAGATCGACCGTCCGGGCGCGAGGCCGGCGGAGGTTGTGGACGAGGTGCTCGACCTGTTTATTGAGCTGGGCGCCAATGACGACCAGCTGGAATTCCCGGTCGTTTACGCTTCCGGCCGCGACGGCTACTCCACTCTGGACCCGGATGTGCCGGGGAAGGATATGACCCCGCTCTTCGACGCCATCCTTCAGTATATCCCCGCGCCGCAGGGCGATCTGAACGGGCCGACACAGGTCCTGTTTTCCAATATCGACTACGACGACTACGTCGGCAGGATCGGGATCGGGCGCGTGGAGCGCGGCGAGGTCCACAGCGGGGAAAACGTCGTCCTTTGCTGCCGTGACGGCGAGCAGAAGAATGTAAAGGTTGCCAAGCTGTATCAGTTTGAGGGCCTGAAGCGGGTGGAGGTGCAGGAAGCCAAGCTGGGCGATCTGGTCGCTGTTTCCGGCATTACCAGGCTGAATATCGGGGAAACCGCCTGCGCACCGGACTGTATTGAGCCGCTGCCCTTCGTTAAGATAGACGAGCCCACCGTTTCGATGATGTTCATGGTCAACAACAGCCCGTTCGCCGGAAGAGAGGGCAAATACGTCACTTCGCGCAACCTGCGCGACCGCCTCTTTAAAGAGGTGGAAACCAATGTCGCCATGCGTGTGGAAGAGACCGACTCCGCGGATACCTTTAAGGTGTCCGGGCGCGGCGAGCTGCACCTTTCCATCTTGATCGAGCAGATGCGCCGCCAGAACTACGAGTTTCAGGTTTCCGCGCCGCACGTGATCTATAAGACCATCGACGGGAAAAAATGCGAGCCGATGGAACTGCTCATGATCGAAGTGCCCGACAGCTACGTCGGCGCCGTCATGGAAAAGCTGGGCAACCGCAAGGCCGAACTGCTCAACATGGGTACGCGCGACACTGGCATGACCCATCTCGAGTTCAAGATTCCGGCCCGCTGCCTGATGGGCTACCGTCAGGAATTTTTAACGGACACCAACGGCAACGGAATCATGAACAATGTGTTTGATTCCTATGAGCCGTATAAGGGCGACGTCCAGACGCGCGCGCAGGGTTCGCTGATCGCGCACGAAACCGGCGAGTCCACCGGCTACGGTCTTTTCTACGCGCAGGACCGCGGCCGCCTGTTTATCGGGCCGGGCGTTGAGGTGTACGAGGGCATGATTGTCGGCGCCAGCCCGAAATCCGACGATATCGTCGTCAATATTTGCAAGAAGAAGCATGTTACCAATACCCGCGCCTCCGGTTCGGACGATGCTTTGAAGCTCACTCCGCACACGGTTTTAAGTCTGGAACAGAGCCTTGAGTTTATCCGCAACGATGAACTGGTCGAGGTGACGCCAAAAAGCATCCGCATGCGTAAGATGGTACTGAGCAAAGAGCTTCGGATGAAACAGGCGAGTAAAAATAAATGA
- a CDS encoding 3'-5' exonuclease: MSFVILDLEWNGTYNRRLKGFMNEIIEFGAVKVDRDLNVVDTFEALIRPQVGKKISGKIKTLTSITNEDLKDGLQFMQVVSRFRKWAGDAVFMTWGTSDVLALIENCRYFCGNERIPFLKRYVDLQAYCEKRLDYDPAKQMGLSTSAQLLDIDEDGFDHHRALGDSLLSLRCFQKLYAPGQLEPFIQDATTDEFYNRILFKTLIVCDLNNPLIKRSDMHFKCDLCGGRAHRTSEWQLKNKSYRAEFICWHCHRRFYGRVQFKLKYEGMVVKKTILPVNAEKDKTEDEGPQEES; encoded by the coding sequence ATGAGTTTTGTAATACTTGATTTGGAATGGAACGGAACCTACAACCGCCGGCTCAAGGGCTTTATGAACGAGATCATTGAGTTCGGCGCGGTGAAGGTGGACCGCGACCTGAACGTAGTCGATACCTTTGAGGCCCTGATCCGTCCGCAGGTCGGCAAGAAAATCAGCGGGAAGATCAAGACGCTGACCAGTATTACCAACGAGGACCTGAAGGACGGGCTGCAGTTCATGCAGGTTGTGAGCCGGTTCCGGAAATGGGCCGGGGACGCGGTGTTCATGACGTGGGGTACGTCGGATGTCCTTGCGCTGATTGAAAACTGCCGCTACTTTTGCGGCAACGAGCGTATCCCCTTTTTGAAGCGCTATGTCGATCTTCAGGCCTACTGCGAAAAGAGGCTCGATTACGACCCGGCGAAGCAAATGGGCCTGAGTACTTCCGCACAGCTGCTGGATATCGACGAGGATGGCTTTGACCATCACCGTGCTTTGGGAGACAGCCTGCTGTCTCTGCGATGTTTTCAGAAGCTGTATGCCCCCGGGCAGCTGGAACCGTTTATTCAGGACGCGACAACGGATGAGTTTTACAACCGGATCCTTTTCAAGACGCTGATTGTCTGCGATCTGAACAACCCGCTGATCAAACGGAGCGATATGCATTTCAAATGCGATCTCTGCGGAGGGCGGGCGCACAGGACGAGCGAATGGCAGCTCAAGAACAAGAGCTACCGCGCGGAGTTCATCTGCTGGCACTGTCACCGCAGGTTTTACGGCCGGGTGCAGTTCAAGCTGAAATACGAGGGCATGGTTGTAAAAAAGACGATCCTTCCGGTCAATGCCGAAAAGGATAAAACGGAGGACGAAGGGCCTCAAGAGGAGAGCTGA
- the pgeF gene encoding peptidoglycan editing factor PgeF, with protein sequence MSDNGKNMELRQKDGVVFLTFPSFEKYGFVNHAFSTRTGGVSEGEYASMNLNFGRGDSDENVVRNFQRFCSAAGFDYSTLVASAQDHHTIVRRVGPEHRGTGVWKPKDRNSVDGLITNETNVTLTTFYADCVPLFFLDPERRAIGLAHAGWRGTVAKMGAEMVKAMVREFGSSPKELLAAVGPSIGPCCFEVDAPVYREFAALTEIRPHEFIVEKGGGKYMIDLWEANRRILMEAGVPAQNIEVAQLCTKCNAQWLWSHRASGGKRGGLAAMMCLKGEKA encoded by the coding sequence ATGAGCGATAACGGTAAAAATATGGAGCTGCGGCAAAAAGACGGTGTTGTCTTTCTGACTTTTCCCTCTTTTGAAAAATACGGCTTCGTCAATCACGCCTTTTCCACCCGGACCGGCGGTGTGAGCGAAGGGGAATACGCTTCTATGAACCTGAATTTCGGACGGGGCGACAGCGACGAAAACGTGGTGCGGAATTTTCAGAGGTTTTGTTCCGCGGCGGGCTTCGATTATTCCACGCTGGTTGCGTCGGCCCAGGACCACCACACGATTGTGCGCCGGGTGGGGCCGGAACACCGCGGAACAGGCGTCTGGAAGCCGAAGGACAGGAACAGCGTGGACGGACTGATCACCAATGAAACAAACGTGACCCTGACCACTTTTTACGCCGACTGCGTGCCGCTGTTCTTTCTCGACCCGGAGCGCCGCGCGATCGGCCTTGCCCACGCGGGCTGGCGCGGTACCGTTGCCAAAATGGGGGCCGAAATGGTCAAAGCCATGGTCCGGGAGTTCGGCAGCAGCCCGAAGGAGCTTCTTGCCGCCGTCGGGCCGTCCATCGGCCCATGCTGCTTTGAGGTGGATGCCCCAGTTTACAGGGAATTTGCCGCGCTGACCGAAATCCGTCCGCACGAATTCATCGTTGAGAAAGGCGGGGGAAAATATATGATCGATTTATGGGAGGCCAACCGGCGCATCCTCATGGAAGCGGGCGTGCCCGCACAGAATATCGAGGTGGCGCAGCTCTGCACAAAATGCAACGCGCAGTGGCTCTGGTCCCACCGGGCCAGCGGGGGAAAACGCGGGGGTCTTGCCGCGATGATGTGCCTGAAGGGGGAAAAAGCATGA
- a CDS encoding radical SAM protein, translating to MTTERCMLCPRACKARRTETEGAGFCGLGTDPVVARAALHFWEEPCISGKRGSGTAFFTGCCLKCVFCQNYRISTEKAVGKTVGVGELADIFDRLAEQGAHNLNLVSPTQFVPAVIEALKLRKSRIPVVYNSGGYESLETLKLLEGLIDIYLPDLKYADDPIALKYSGAPDYAERAKACVLEMARQTGPAQFDDEGMMTRGTIVRHLILPGNTRNSLAVLDWLGENLPDGALVSLMAQYVPCGKAADYPEINRRITKREYQKVQEHLFRLNLDGFVQEMESASRSFIPPFNLEGVSAGS from the coding sequence ATGACAACGGAGCGTTGTATGCTGTGTCCGCGCGCCTGCAAAGCCAGACGGACGGAAACCGAAGGAGCCGGGTTCTGCGGGCTGGGGACCGATCCCGTCGTCGCCCGCGCGGCGCTGCATTTTTGGGAGGAACCCTGTATCAGCGGAAAACGCGGCTCCGGTACGGCCTTTTTTACCGGCTGCTGCCTGAAATGCGTGTTCTGCCAGAATTACCGGATCAGCACCGAAAAGGCGGTGGGGAAAACAGTCGGTGTAGGGGAACTTGCGGATATTTTCGACCGCCTTGCCGAACAGGGCGCGCACAACCTCAATCTGGTCAGCCCCACACAGTTTGTCCCCGCCGTCATCGAGGCTTTGAAACTCAGAAAATCCCGGATTCCGGTCGTGTACAATTCCGGCGGCTACGAAAGCCTGGAAACGCTGAAGCTGCTGGAGGGTCTGATCGATATCTATCTTCCCGATCTGAAATACGCGGATGACCCGATTGCCCTGAAATATTCCGGCGCGCCGGACTACGCGGAACGCGCGAAGGCCTGCGTGCTGGAAATGGCGCGGCAGACCGGCCCGGCCCAATTTGACGACGAGGGGATGATGACGCGCGGCACGATCGTGCGGCACCTGATTCTGCCGGGCAATACGCGCAATTCCCTTGCCGTTCTGGACTGGCTGGGCGAAAATCTGCCGGACGGGGCGCTTGTCAGCCTGATGGCGCAGTATGTGCCCTGCGGAAAAGCGGCGGATTACCCCGAAATCAACCGCAGAATCACAAAACGGGAATATCAAAAGGTTCAGGAGCATCTGTTCCGTTTGAATCTGGACGGCTTCGTGCAGGAAATGGAATCGGCGAGCCGGAGCTTTATTCCTCCTTTTAATCTGGAAGGCGTTTCGGCAGGCTCTTGA
- the trhA gene encoding PAQR family membrane homeostasis protein TrhA, which produces MNDNSMSKSEWRTARRKELELPSYTMTEEVINAATHGVGAGLAIAGFAALLVNGHPDPLTLAADSVFGVTMILLYTVSTLYHALGVCPGKKICQILDHCTIFLLIAGTYTPISLLCFGGVTGWVMFSIVWTVAVVGIVLNAIDLKRFKTFSMICYLALGWLVIFFFKPLLTHLDPGAIFDLIAGGVFYTVGAVIYGVGKKVKYMHSVWHLFVLGGTIFHYLVIYHISV; this is translated from the coding sequence ATGAACGATAACAGTATGAGCAAATCCGAATGGAGGACCGCACGCCGCAAAGAGCTGGAGCTTCCCAGTTATACCATGACGGAAGAAGTGATCAACGCTGCCACGCACGGGGTCGGGGCCGGTCTTGCGATAGCGGGCTTTGCTGCGCTCCTGGTCAACGGGCACCCCGATCCGCTGACGCTTGCTGCGGATTCCGTTTTCGGCGTAACCATGATCCTGCTGTATACGGTTTCCACGCTTTATCATGCGCTCGGGGTCTGCCCGGGAAAAAAAATCTGCCAGATACTCGACCATTGCACCATTTTTCTTTTGATTGCGGGAACCTACACGCCGATTTCGCTGCTGTGCTTCGGCGGGGTTACGGGCTGGGTCATGTTTTCGATTGTCTGGACAGTGGCCGTTGTCGGCATCGTGCTCAACGCGATCGATCTCAAGCGCTTCAAAACGTTTTCCATGATTTGTTATCTGGCCCTCGGCTGGCTTGTGATCTTCTTTTTCAAGCCGCTGCTCACGCACCTTGACCCGGGCGCTATTTTTGACCTGATTGCCGGCGGCGTGTTTTACACAGTCGGCGCGGTGATTTACGGAGTGGGGAAAAAAGTCAAGTATATGCACTCCGTGTGGCATTTGTTTGTGCTTGGGGGAACCATTTTTCATTATTTGGTCATTTATCATATTTCCGTATAA
- a CDS encoding alpha/beta fold hydrolase, which yields MDIVERQMSFDSCADDERIFARIMEPADQADVRAVLQIAHGMAEHSLLYMDFARQMAKGGYAVAINDHLGHGKSVSAGGAYGYFGKGGCQNLVKDMHKLYALIRKDYPDVPYVLMGHSMGSFLARSYAAQYGEELDGVIYMGTCGSPGSGVLTAQKRLGDAIVKKKGEKSHDPLFAKLSTVKYNKAFAPFMTPNDWISRDEAEVEKYTKDPLCGFDLTVSGYRDIVYLQAEISSSRWFKKMPKIPILLLSGEKDPVGDFGKGVKQVAARLRRTGHDVRLVLYPGARHALLSETNKQEVYGEIENFLVSVTKK from the coding sequence TTGGATATTGTAGAAAGACAGATGTCTTTTGATTCCTGTGCAGATGACGAAAGGATTTTTGCACGGATTATGGAGCCTGCCGATCAGGCGGATGTCCGGGCTGTGCTGCAGATTGCTCATGGAATGGCGGAGCACAGCCTCCTTTACATGGATTTTGCCCGCCAAATGGCTAAAGGCGGCTACGCCGTGGCCATCAACGATCATCTTGGCCACGGAAAATCGGTTTCGGCTGGCGGGGCGTACGGTTATTTCGGCAAAGGCGGCTGTCAGAACCTTGTAAAAGACATGCATAAGCTGTATGCCCTGATCCGCAAGGATTATCCCGATGTGCCGTATGTGCTGATGGGACACAGCATGGGTTCTTTTCTGGCCCGTTCCTACGCCGCCCAATACGGCGAGGAGCTGGACGGGGTGATTTATATGGGTACCTGCGGCAGTCCCGGCTCGGGGGTGCTTACCGCCCAGAAACGGCTCGGCGATGCCATTGTCAAAAAGAAGGGCGAAAAAAGCCACGATCCGCTTTTTGCAAAGCTTTCCACCGTGAAATACAACAAGGCCTTTGCGCCGTTTATGACGCCGAACGACTGGATTTCGCGCGATGAGGCCGAGGTGGAGAAATATACGAAAGACCCGCTCTGCGGGTTTGACCTGACTGTTTCCGGCTACCGGGATATCGTTTACCTGCAGGCCGAAATCAGTTCTTCCCGCTGGTTTAAGAAGATGCCGAAAATTCCCATTTTGCTGCTGTCGGGCGAAAAAGACCCCGTCGGCGATTTTGGAAAAGGGGTCAAACAGGTTGCGGCAAGGCTCAGGAGAACCGGCCACGATGTCCGCCTGGTTCTATATCCCGGGGCGCGTCACGCGCTTCTGAGCGAAACCAATAAACAGGAAGTCTATGGTGAAATAGAAAACTTTCTTGTGTCCGTAACAAAAAAATAA
- a CDS encoding polysaccharide deacetylase family protein — MFVTVRMNRRLSLMLFTTAAIVLIIAFGAVNPAKATDNGKGIKLPVLMYHSMLKDKSYQGVYVISPDLFEKDLQYLRKKGYTAVDVQDLLDYVNQKKPLPSKPVMITFDDGYYNNYLYAYPLVKKYNMKMVLSPIGYYTDLFSDSVSPEHANYSHCTWDELNEMIASGRVEIQNHTYNLHENKNGRLGAGMKRGESVSSYTSLLTEDLSKMQGEVKEHTGHTPSAFVYPFGAISGASVPIIRKLGFQASLTCESRMNYITEDPECLYGLGRYLRPGKMTTEAYFRKIKLE, encoded by the coding sequence ATGTTTGTAACTGTCCGCATGAACCGCAGGCTGTCCCTGATGTTATTTACCACGGCGGCCATTGTGCTGATCATCGCCTTCGGCGCGGTGAACCCCGCCAAAGCGACGGATAACGGCAAGGGGATCAAGTTGCCTGTCCTGATGTATCACAGTATGCTGAAAGATAAATCCTATCAGGGAGTGTATGTCATTTCACCGGATCTCTTTGAAAAAGATCTCCAGTATCTCCGGAAAAAAGGCTATACGGCGGTTGACGTACAGGATTTGCTGGATTATGTAAACCAGAAGAAGCCGCTGCCGTCCAAGCCCGTGATGATCACGTTTGACGACGGGTACTACAACAATTATCTCTACGCTTATCCTCTCGTTAAAAAATACAATATGAAAATGGTGCTTTCCCCAATCGGCTACTATACCGACCTGTTTTCCGACAGCGTCAGCCCGGAGCATGCCAATTATTCACACTGCACCTGGGATGAACTGAATGAAATGATCGCATCCGGCCGTGTGGAAATTCAGAATCATACCTATAATCTTCATGAAAACAAAAACGGCCGGCTCGGGGCGGGAATGAAACGGGGAGAAAGCGTCAGCAGCTACACCTCCCTTTTGACAGAGGACCTCAGCAAAATGCAGGGGGAAGTAAAAGAGCATACCGGCCATACTCCCAGCGCGTTTGTTTATCCGTTCGGCGCCATCAGCGGCGCGTCGGTACCGATTATCCGGAAGCTCGGCTTTCAGGCCAGCCTGACCTGTGAGAGCCGGATGAACTATATTACGGAGGACCCCGAATGCCTTTACGGCCTCGGCAGGTACCTCCGGCCCGGCAAAATGACGACGGAGGCCTACTTCCGGAAAATCAAACTGGAATGA
- a CDS encoding cation-translocating P-type ATPase: MMDASKISGLSEEEAEARRRQGLVNGTEEIKTKTVGQIIHGNLITPFNIVNAILAGLILMVGSYKNLLFMGVIFSNILIGTIQEIKAKKTIDRLKLIAAPKAHVLRGGVKRDLPVSELVLDDMMVLSSGNQVCADCVIADGECEVNEALITGEADLIVKKSGDHLLSGSFIGSGSCLAKVEHIGAENYAAKITQSAKYLKKPNSEIMTWINKIIKYTGFSIIPIGLMLFYKQIYISGQPFNRAVVSTVAALIGMIPEGLVLLTSVVLAVSVLRLARHKALVQDLYSIETLARVDTLCLDKTGTITEGTMQVDAVVPLCDISRQEAGDAITAVMKAVNDDNPTSNALKALDRKPPAWKCTNTVAFSSARKWSGASFQEAGSFLVGAGEFILKDGFEQIRPEVEKYSSRGQRVLLLAHSKHPLDGSGVLPADISPLALILLSDRIRRNAKKTLEYFSSQGVDLKVISGDNAVTVANIAKKAGLRKADSYIDATTLKTDEELKEASARYSVFGRVTPQQKLDLIKALKGRGRTVAMTGDGVNDVLALKESDCSIAMASGSDASKTVSQVVLLDSDFSSMPRIVNEGRRSINNLQRSASLFLVKAIFSAIIAVLFIFCSCDYPFQPIQFTLINAVTIGYPSFILALEPNRERIRGRFIVNVIKKALPGALTMALNIVLLVLLSGFLNFTQEQISTLAVIITGYTGLMTLFKVCMPFNLKHAALFSVMASAFIIALVFFQSFFAVVDLTLPMVLVLVPMFLVATSLMTVILHMIEKVIMKKIGN, translated from the coding sequence ATGATGGATGCAAGCAAAATTTCCGGGCTTTCGGAAGAAGAAGCGGAAGCGCGGCGCCGGCAGGGTCTGGTAAACGGCACAGAGGAAATAAAAACCAAAACGGTCGGACAAATTATTCACGGCAACCTGATCACGCCCTTCAATATAGTAAATGCAATTCTCGCGGGCTTGATTTTAATGGTGGGTTCCTACAAGAACCTGCTGTTTATGGGCGTCATTTTTTCGAACATCCTGATCGGGACCATTCAGGAAATCAAGGCAAAAAAGACGATCGACCGGCTGAAGCTGATCGCCGCGCCGAAAGCGCATGTTCTGCGCGGCGGCGTCAAGCGGGACCTTCCCGTCAGCGAGCTGGTGCTGGACGATATGATGGTGCTTTCCTCCGGAAATCAGGTCTGCGCCGACTGTGTGATCGCGGACGGCGAATGCGAGGTCAACGAAGCGCTGATTACGGGCGAAGCCGACCTGATCGTCAAAAAAAGCGGCGACCATCTTCTGAGCGGAAGCTTTATCGGGAGCGGAAGCTGCCTTGCGAAGGTCGAACATATCGGAGCCGAAAATTACGCGGCAAAAATTACGCAAAGCGCCAAATACCTGAAAAAGCCGAATTCCGAAATCATGACATGGATCAATAAAATCATCAAATACACCGGGTTTTCCATTATCCCGATCGGCCTGATGCTGTTTTACAAACAAATCTACATTTCGGGACAACCCTTCAACCGCGCGGTCGTCAGCACCGTGGCCGCGCTGATCGGCATGATTCCGGAAGGGCTTGTCCTTCTGACCAGCGTCGTGCTGGCGGTGAGCGTGCTGCGCCTGGCCCGCCACAAAGCATTGGTGCAGGATCTCTATTCCATTGAGACCCTCGCCCGCGTCGATACGCTCTGCCTGGACAAAACGGGAACCATTACGGAGGGAACCATGCAGGTGGACGCTGTTGTCCCCCTGTGCGACATCTCCCGTCAGGAGGCCGGGGACGCGATCACCGCGGTGATGAAGGCGGTCAATGACGACAATCCGACCTCCAACGCTCTGAAGGCGCTGGACCGCAAGCCCCCCGCGTGGAAATGCACAAATACGGTCGCGTTTTCTTCCGCTCGAAAATGGAGCGGGGCGAGCTTTCAGGAAGCGGGCAGCTTTCTTGTGGGCGCGGGCGAGTTTATCCTGAAGGACGGCTTTGAGCAGATCAGGCCGGAGGTTGAAAAATATTCCTCCCGGGGGCAGCGCGTGCTGCTTCTGGCCCACAGCAAACATCCGCTGGACGGCAGCGGCGTACTGCCCGCCGACATCTCTCCCCTTGCGCTGATCCTCCTGAGCGACAGAATCCGCAGGAACGCAAAGAAAACCCTGGAATATTTTTCTTCCCAGGGCGTCGATCTGAAAGTGATTTCCGGCGACAACGCGGTCACGGTCGCCAATATCGCCAAAAAGGCCGGGCTGAGAAAGGCCGACAGCTATATTGACGCGACCACGCTGAAAACCGATGAAGAGCTGAAGGAAGCGTCGGCGAGATACTCCGTATTCGGGCGCGTTACGCCGCAGCAGAAGCTCGACCTGATCAAAGCATTAAAAGGGCGGGGACGCACGGTCGCCATGACCGGCGACGGCGTGAACGACGTGCTTGCTTTAAAGGAAAGCGACTGCAGCATCGCGATGGCCTCCGGCAGCGACGCTTCCAAAACGGTTTCGCAGGTGGTTCTTCTGGATTCGGATTTCTCAAGCATGCCCCGCATTGTCAACGAGGGGCGCCGCTCCATCAACAACCTGCAGCGCTCGGCCTCCCTGTTTCTTGTAAAAGCGATATTTTCCGCGATCATCGCGGTGCTGTTCATTTTTTGCAGCTGCGACTACCCTTTCCAGCCGATTCAGTTTACGCTGATTAACGCCGTAACCATCGGATATCCGTCGTTTATCCTGGCGCTCGAACCCAACCGGGAACGGATCCGGGGCAGGTTTATTGTCAACGTGATCAAAAAAGCGCTGCCGGGCGCGCTGACAATGGCGCTGAACATCGTTCTGCTCGTGCTTCTTTCCGGATTCCTGAATTTTACACAGGAGCAAATCTCCACGCTTGCAGTGATCATTACCGGATATACCGGCCTGATGACACTATTTAAAGTCTGCATGCCGTTCAACCTGAAGCATGCCGCGTTATTTTCCGTCATGGCCTCCGCTTTTATCATTGCGCTGGTTTTCTTCCAGTCGTTTTTTGCCGTGGTGGACCTGACCCTGCCCATGGTGCTGGTGCTGGTGCCCATGTTCCTGGTGGCCACAAGCCTGATGACCGTCATCCTGCATATGATTGAAAAGGTGATCATGAAAAAAATCGGAAATTAG